A region of the Deinococcota bacterium genome:
TCGATGCGCCCGCTGCCCAGCCACAGCGTCACGAGCGCCGCCGTCACCATCGCGGCCGCCCGCACCACGCTCGGCGTCGGCCCGACAAGCTGCACGAAAAGCAGCGCGAGGACGATCATGAGCGGGTAGCGCGCCCGGCCCAGGGGGCTCAAGAGCAGGCCGAGCGCCGCCATCAGGACGCCCACGTGCAGGCCCGACAGGGCCAGGAGATGGGCCAGGCCCGAGGCCGCGAAGACCTCGCGCAGGTCGCCTAAGTCCTCGCGCAGGCCCAGGGTCATCGCCTGCATAAGCCCCGCCGCGCGCGCGTCCAGCCCGGCGACGACGCCCTGACGCAAGCGCTCCCTGACGGTGACGGCGGCGGGCTCATGCACCTGCACCTCGCGCACGAAGACCTGCCCGCGGATGTCCCGGCGCTCGAGGTAGCTCCGGTAGTCGAAGCCGCCGGGGTTGCGCTTGCCCTGCGCCTCGGCAAGGTCGCCGGTGAGCGTCACCCGGCCCGGCGCCACCGAGCCGCGAGGCGACAGGGCCACCCGCGCGCCGCCAAAGCGGGTATCGCCGCCAATGCCGTCCACCCTCAGATAGCGGCCGTCGGACTGTCCCGACAGGGTCAGGCGCTGCGCCATCAGCGGCTCCAAGAGGTGAGGCCGGGCCTGCCAAAGCTCATAGCGCCAGGCGCCCAGCGGCAGCAGCAAGGTCAGGCCGAGGAGCAGGAGCAGGCCCTCCGAGCGCCGCCAGAGGAGCCAGGTCAAGAGGGCGAGGAGGAGCGCGGCGAGCAGGCTCAGCCACAGCGGCAGGCCGAGGCCGGAGAGCGCGACGCCGCTGGCTAAGTAGAGCGCGGCGGGGACCGGCCAGGGAAGGAAGCTCGCGCCCTCGGGTCGATCTGTGAGGGCTTCGTTAGGAGCCCTGTCTGGGTTAGGAGCCCTGTCTGGAAGCGACGGCTTCGCCGGGCGGCGCGGTTCCGGGGCAGGACCCAGGCTCACGGCTTGACCAGCGGGCGCAGCCGCTCCAGGGTCACCGGGCCGATGCCCGAAACCTTGATGAGCTCGTCCACGCCGTAAAAGGGCCGGTAGTCGATGATGCGCCCCGCCAGGACCGGGCCGATACCCGGCAGGCCAGTAAGCTCGCGCTGCGTCGCCGCGTTGAGGCTGATGCGCACCTCGCCCGTCTCGGTGGTGCGGGTGGGCACTACGATGCTCGCGCCGGTATCCAAAGGCATCGCCAGGTTGACCAACGTCTCCTCGGCCTCCTCGTGCAGCCCACCCGCCAGCTCGACAAGATCGGCCACCCTCGAGCCCCAGGGCAGCTCGTAGAGACCGGGGTTTCTCACCGCCCCGGCAATCGACACCGTCACCTCGGGCTGGTGACGCTCGACGCTCATGGGCACGGGCGCCAGTCTGGGATAGAGGTTCCAGGCGACCAGAACGAGGCAGACCAGAACGAGTCCAAGGGTCAGCCAGTTTTCCTGCGCGGGGCGCATGGGTCAGTCTAGCAGGAATCGCCTTTCATCTCACTCGGAGTGTCAAACGGGGATGACTTTTGTGCAATCGAAGCACAACAAAAAAGAGAAAGGGACCGATAGGCTCGGCCCCTTTCCAACCCTCACCCGCCTCTAGTTCAGCGCGTCGATGATACTTTGCGCCACCTCGAGCAGGGGCCTGGCTTCGGCCTCGGGAAGTTGCCCGGACGCTACGAAGTCGTTCAGTTGGTTGACGAAGGCCTGGAGTTGGTTGCTCGCCGTCTTCGCCTGACCTCTATCCAAGGAGCGAATCGCGGCGTCGATCCGGGCGATGAGCGCATGCCCCTGGCCGCCGTTCAAAAGCCCCGCCGCGCTCAAGGCTTGCACGTCGCCCTTGAGCAGCTCGAGCGCCAAGCGGATGGTGAGCGTGTAGCGCGAGACAGCCGGGTCGTGGTCGCTCACTTGCGCGAAGAACTCGGCGTTGACGTGAACGATGTCGTACTCTGC
Encoded here:
- a CDS encoding helix-hairpin-helix domain-containing protein translates to MRPAQENWLTLGLVLVCLVLVAWNLYPRLAPVPMSVERHQPEVTVSIAGAVRNPGLYELPWGSRVADLVELAGGLHEEAEETLVNLAMPLDTGASIVVPTRTTETGEVRISLNAATQRELTGLPGIGPVLAGRIIDYRPFYGVDELIKVSGIGPVTLERLRPLVKP